The following is a genomic window from Scleropages formosus chromosome 11, fSclFor1.1, whole genome shotgun sequence.
CTGGAGTTAAGTGTGACAGGTTCTATGGACTGAAGAAACACGGTCCCATCAGTGGTCCTGACCAATCAGAaggcctttctttctttctttctttctttctttctttctttctttctttctttctttctttctttctatctatctatctatctatctattgctAGAAATTGAAATGACTTTATCACCACCTTTACTGGTCATGTGACAAATATTGTTCAGCCAGTTATACTGTTTATTCTGAGGTGTAACATAGTTTATATTTGGCACTTTGTTCAGAACTGCAATTTGCAAACTTGTTTTTTGACGATACTGTTCACAAAGACCcgtacattttttaataatcactgtCTGCCAGTGATGTCACTCTAATTCTCCTAGACGTCTCTGTCATCTCTGTCTGATTCTCTCTTCTTGAACTAGCTCATTTCCATACAAGTTGCCTATGTTGTCACTCCTTGTATTCATATAACACAATCGCTTCTGGTGTTCATCAGCTGTGTGATTTCTCACACAAGCAAATCTCCACACTCTGGGAAAGTCATGTAACTATTTTTCGCTGTCTCTATTTCACTTAATGTGGAATTAAGAGGAGGCTCCAAGCAAGGACGTATGCTCTTAGTAACACACACATCAAGCTACAgttaatttttcctttatttcatgCTTTAAAGGAGCTGTGCTGCTTCCTGCTTGGTTTGCTTGAGTTGTGTTAATTAAACCTCTTTTTTTTGGGATCAACTGTTCTCGTGCCTTTGTCCTTTGGTATTGTTTTATAACAGGAGTCATTCTTATAGAGAAGAAGCTGTAttgataaaaattaatttgacttTAATATTCAgactgggggggtgcagtggcgcagtgggttggacggggttcctgctctccagtgggtctggggttcgagtcctgcttggggtgccttgtgacggactggcgtcccgtcctgggtgtgtcccctccccctctggccttacgccctgtgttgccgggtaggctccggttcccttcgaccccatatgggacaagcggtcctgacggtgtgtgtgtgtgtattcagacttactttcttttatttactgcTTGCCAGACTAAGAAATGTATTACATATGCTACCCTGGTAAATTTTTAAAGTACCACGAAAAACTGTATAATATATTAAAGTgttgtgatatttatttttacttctgtATCAACAGGATTTCAGTAGACGTATGACCAgcttgtattttttacattggcTGACATGACTATTTTATATGCCGACCTGAAAGAATGAGACAAAGTCGTGAGAAGTGCGGTGTTTTCCTCCCATGAGATGGATTCTCACTGTGTCGTGGGCACACTTTCTTCGAGTGCAGCTCCACGCTTGTGAAACGACCCCCagggaggggagaggaaagTCGGTCAGTCTTGTATACATATTTCATCGCAATGATTCCTCTTTCTCTACTAGATGTTGTTtgatctcccccccccacccccaccatacGTTGAAGAGCTTCTGCATTAATTAAAGATCAACAGCACAAGCTCACCTCTCTTTGGTTTTGTGGCTGTGAGTGTCCAGGACCTAACGCACCCCCCAACTCCTTAAGCTCTGCTATGCAGCTGAAGGGGCCGGGGGGACATTGCAGGGCCACACTGCAACGCTGCCAGTTGATAGCCTCCCAGGAACATACGAGGAATAATCATGtgcagaggagaaggaaaagctTTTGCTGTACTGCATGTATgacagaaacatgcaaacattcCAACTGCACAGTGTTACAGAGTGGAACAGGAAGTGTCCAGAAAGCTCGAGTGAAGTTTCTGCCCTTTGTCCCACTCAGGAAAGGGTCCCTCTGCTCTAACTGTGTCAACAGCTTCATGCCAGAAATGTGCACGAAAAAAGGCGCATTGGCTTCagctgcatgtgttttgtgggtTCCAGAACATCACAAGACATGCAGTTGGGGTTTGGCTGACGGTTTTCCTCGGTCAGTCTTTCCCATTGCCCTGTCCTCTGAAGAGAGCTGTCTATCTTCACCAGGAGACACTTGCCTGAGATGCCCCGTTGTGCTGTTTCACTCATCTTTTCATGGAGTTTTACTACGAAAAGGGCCTCGGCACtcatttgttttgaataaaGTAGGAAGTCGAAAAAGACATCCTTCAGAAAATATTCCCTCTGCAGCTTGTACTCAGCGTGATGCGCTAATGTCACATCACAGTGGATCCATCGATTCACCTTTGGCACGTGTCAGCAAAGTTGTATTACAAGTTGTTTTACTCCACTGTTGACAAAGCTTTTCCCATCCTGCCACTGTCTGCCTGTCCTGTAGGTGAAAGTCTGGTTCCAGAACCGGCGCACCAAGCAGAAGAAAGACCAGTCTAAGGACACAGAGAAGCGCTCCTCATCCACCTCTGAGTCACTAGCCACCTGCAACATTCTGCGGCTACTGGAGCAGGGGCGCCTGCTGTCAGTGCCTGCACCCCCAAACCCGCTCCTGGCCCCTCACAAGGGCAATGGCTCCCTCTTGGGCAGCAGCACCAGCGGCAGCatcagcagtagcagcagcagcagcaggagctccTCCACAATCATAAGCGGGAGTCACACCAGCACTGGCGCCAGCTTTGGCCTGTCGCTGCCCTCATTAGGGACCCCACCCTCACCACGGCTGGCTGCTCCACCTCTTTGCTTCTCCTTGCCGATGTTAGGAGGCACCCACGAACTGGCCACGGGGTACGGTTGTGGCTCCTCAGCTTTTGAGCCATACACGCGGCTAGAGCGGAAGGATGATGAGCTGGGTGGGAAGAAAACCATCACATAAAAAAGCCACAGCTGTCCTTCGCTTTCCCTTTGGTTAAAAGGCTCATGAGATGGGCTCCAAGGTGAGCGGGCAGTGCCACGAGCCGCCTGTGATTCCTCTGGGCCGCACCCATTCAAACTCTCCACCCTCTTCTATAAACCAAGCATGTGGGTGTGCGCAAGGCTGTAAAAGGATAAACTGCTTGCGGTGTTTGTAGGTGATATTGTTATGTGTTGTAAGCCAAGTGTttggtgttgtttttttttacttaaagcCACACCGCTCTGCGATCTGATCAGTGCTCACGTTGTCATTGCCGTGTCTCgtgttttcccccctctctcttgTTGCTTTTCCTCACCTTTAGACGCGGTAAATATTATTACCTAATGCCTGAAGGACAGAGCACATTTCTAAACAGCCACTTGACATAATGCAGATTTTAACCTTAACAAATGGATGAGAAAGAATAACAGCTACATATCAAAATGTACAATGTAGTAGTATGTCCAAAGATACAACACTTGCCTTAGGTGGGCTTTTGCAGAACATGTATGAGTGgaggtgaatgtgtgtgtacgcAAGTTCACATTTCAGTCGTTATTATGCCAGAGTTCAGAATGCATCTGAATGTGGCAGCAGGGGCTGTGAAACTTGTGTGCTTGAATGATGCTCAGGCGTAGCACCGCAGCAGGAAGCCTCATGTGTCTCACGCTCCGCGGCCGCATGGTCACCGGGACCTGCACAAGGCTCACACTCCTTTCCAAACTTCCTCTCTCTTCCAGTCATGCAGAAGCTGGCGATGCCAAATTTCGCTGTCTGCAGTGAGTCTGCAGGTGCTCCGGTGTCTTGTCCCAACTCCATTTGAATCCCTCTACAAACTGCCCTCAGGCTCCCTTGTGGAACCTGCTCTCCAGCAGTAACACAGTACTCCGTCCACACTGTGACACCGAAGCCTGTGCTCTCCATACATCCGTGATGTACAAACTAAACTGAAATGCTGAAACCAGCTGTAAAAGGCACTTTCTCTAACACTTTTTCAAAGctgcagtttaatttaattcatttaatttaatttcacgGAGCATCTGAAGAGCTTTTTAATCAGACGGCAGCAACAGCTACGGCACTGACGTACTTGGGATTTGAGTTTCTACGTTTCGCCTTCTCAGCTCATCAGTCGCCGGACTGACATTGAGCTTTATCATCTGTACGTTAATCAGAGTAAACCTGGAAAATTAAGGTCACGGTTCTTTTCTGAACCACTGGACATATCCTGGACTTGTGTCTCTGCTCATTTCTCAGATGTGCACAGAGTGTCTGAGCAACCTGTTGAACAGCTTTCCTCTTTTCCTCTTAAATTGTTCTGACAAAGAATCATATTAGACTCACTGGACCATGTGAGCGTATCGCTTATGACTTTGTACACCTGAGAATTGCTTGTTCTTCTGACATGTTTCAATCCAAAAACACGCTCTGGAGGTTTGAGCAAATGCTCCTGTTGATTTATAAGAAGTGTCCTGTTCACATTTCACGCAATTTGTTGCACACACGAAAGATGGCACACATTTCAATGGCAACAGTCCTTGTTTGTTGTCTGCCTTAAACCGAGTGCTTTGTGCAAATGACCGATGATGGGCTTTCGTCATGGAAGCTTCCTTGCAACAGGCGATGGCAGAAAATGAGTGACATTGGACAGACTGACCGCTGTGTCCTCTATCTGTCACCACTGCACTGCTGTTTCCAGCATGTTTTCAGTGGCCGTTCAGTGATCCAGCTTCATTCAGGAGTGACGCTCTTGCCGAGGCACCGTCAGTCTCATTGCAGAGGCCCAGCTGGGGGTCTCTGTCCTGCTTCTGAACCTATGAGGGGATTAGAAGGTACCGCACGGAAATACAGGCGTATTCTGCTCAAGtggctgttttctttcttctcgtCTTTTTAGTTCCGATGGAAATTGGTTTGCTGGTTGTTTAAAAGCAGTATATTGGTTTATTTTACAGTAGATGAAAGGGTCTAGTGCAGCATGTTTCAGGAGAGAGTGTGAAAGCACATTTCACTATTAGTGCTGAGCAGGTATCCACTCTCTCATCTCCCTGAACTGTCTGATTTGATGGCATTTAACCTcaatttctgtgttttggtACAGAATTGCTCTGGCCTTTAAAAGGTTTTAATGCACCTCTCTGCAATTCTGAGATTGGCGCTTTTATAATTTTGTCCCACTGGTCTTTCTCGCCATTCTTCCTGTCTGCCTTCATTTACTGGCCCTGTTCTCTCTTGACTGAGTCATGTTTTTCTTCCAATGTCCCCCACATGACCTTCAGTGCATTACTGTGCAATTTCTCCTCCCACATTCACTCATActgaatgattaaaaaattTACCATCCCCTGCGTGACACCAATTACACTGTTTTTCGGGACACTATTTAGTGTGATGTGCTCCTTGCACCGTGTACCACTAAGGCTTCAGACCTGGTTTGAAAAATCCATTTTATTCCCACTTATTACAGGTATCACTATCATTGTCAGAGCAGCGGTTTCTCTCTGCGTGAGAACGAAGGAGTACATTCCCTGTTACCATTGGCGTGAAATGGCGAAATAAAGTGCTATAACCCAAACCGCTGGCTACCGACAGCCTCTGCTTCCGTCTCCTGTCACGGCAGAAGCCTGTGCTCCTTTTCAGTGCAGCTGCTTCCGTGTCAGTGCTGTGGAACAGTGTTGGGTTCAATACGCACCATTTGTAAGTACTTCCACACTTTAAAACTTGTTCCTCCTTTTGTGTCATGCATCCATTTTTGTCCTCCATTTAATTGTAAGCATTTCCTCGTATCTTGTCCCATGGCAGGTACATTCTGTACACAGATGGATCATGGTCTTGGTGACACCAAGGGCTGACGACATTACAGAAACCTCGTACTCCGTAATAAGTGGAGACATTCATGGCCTCACAGCGAGTCTCACTTCAGCTGTGTGTCGACTTAACACACAGTTGCCCTTTTCCTTTCTTGTGTCTGTTTTGCTGAACCGTTAGGATATGGTTTGAAGCCATGGTCATCATGTAACATTTACCACGGTGAGAATTACCATGATTAAGCATGTTCTAAGGACAGGGGCAACTTGTCATGCGAAATTGGAGGAcaacaacatatttattttgcttcCAGGCCTGGCAATTGTACCCATCCATCTGTGTGTACCTGTTTCATGCTGTCTTTTCACCCCAGTTTCTTAAAATGTGAATTCAGATTTATTACTCCATTATTTGCGCTAATCTGCGTTAGGAATTTGCACAAACTGTCACCATGGCAGTTGGTTCAGACTTGTAGGTTCTCTCCTAGAAGGAAAAGATTGAAACACattgtctttttcttctcttataTGGACTAAGTCTGTCTCTTCCCTATTGTTTTGTGTGGGGTGCTACTGTTTCTCTAATATTTGCTATGGATCGAGTCCAGTGACACTGTTTCGCAATGGGTTTTCATCTGAACCAATGTTTCTTACACACAGGCAATGTCTGTGCTGTAAACCATATTCTTTTGACAGGATAACGTCATGTGTTCCTTTCGTGGACCTAACAACACCAGCTACTGACAAAGTACAAAATCATTTGTAAGTACGTAGGTCTTTGCACAGTCTCTCCATGTTGGTATCATGtgatttaaagtaaaacaaacaaaagacttTATATAtgctttacagttatttttttttccttattaacaATTTGCACTTATTTAAAGAGTTTGTTTTCTGATTAAAAGAGCTATTTTCAAGCTCTGGCAGTGAAAGCCTGGATGTTGtaacatatgtatatgtatttttattcatatgcatataaatatatgtcTATGTAATTCCATTTTTGTCTGCCTCTTggattttttccacaaaaaatatttattttgtaaagaattatttatttttctttgcctcCTTAGCATATGTGCACATTGTTTTTAAGCTTTCGTGCTTTTATGGCTGTACAATATACAGATAGAGATATAAGGTCCCCCTTCACTTAAAGTTATGATCTTCTAGtaatttttgaatttctttaaTAACCACAATATGCTAATAGTCTCGTTGCTTAAATGAGACAACATAGAACTGTTGTAATTGCTAATGGTCAGCTTTGCTATCATTTGTGTAAATTGCTCAAAATAGTGTTTGTATTGCTGTGGTTCTTGTCTcacatggggggaaaaaagacattgtGAGCCATAGCAAAATTGataaggaatcagtaagatgcagAACATGATACTTGGACATTATCAACATCCACAAAATATAAAGtcaatgtgaaaaagaaaatggggTACATTCCCAAATTTTATTGAGCAAAGCCCCTCAGAATTGGCACATCCGCGTCGCCAAGTTTCTAAACTGCATCAATACACTAGATGAGTGAAAAAATCCTGTCAAGGGAAAAAAGAGTGACCCTAGTTCTACCCCAGTGAATGCGCAATATGGGATACAAATGGTCTGACTACGGTAAGTTTAGTGGCCCAGTATGAAATTTTTACTGGGACTAACTATTGTCCCAAAATTTTAactcaaattaaatttgaagaAGAGCTCTGCCTGGTTCTGCCACAGAAAacaatgctgaaaatgtttatgATGTCATTTTATGCTGTTTATGAGAAGCTGGTTACTGATAAGGCGTCTTTAGCCCTGCTGCTGCTTGCAGTAAAAGTCCCTGAGTGAAGTGGGTCAGAAACACTGCTAATACTAACTCCCTCAAATGTCCATGCAATGAAACCAACAGCTTGTTGCCATGGATGCAGACAGAGCGCCatgaggagggggaggggtgaaTATAATATACATTCCTCTGAATAGCTGTTTCCATACTGGCAAAGTTTTAACGGTTTTTGAATTTATTGAAAGTGACAACATGTTTCATGCAATATATCTCTAAGTATTAAATTGTTTTGAGTGGGTCAAAATgttacttgcatttattcacttactagatgcttttttccaaagcaatgtacaactttcttcttcttcttcttcttcttcttcttattattattattattatgcaacaTACTGGAAAACATGCACCCTACTGTGTGCAACCTGGGATTAACTggtaattttttacccattttgttttttctaagGTATCGGTATTGTCTCTGTCATGGGGTTAATCTGAACTTGtctatttctttattaaaaacacaaatattataTTCTGTAATTCCTCTTAAAACTGAAGCCATCCTCTGCCTAGGCAGTTGATTTACCATTCATAGTCAACATTCAGCTCAGGTTTTGGGGGGTGGTATGGCAGATATCTGTCAAGCATCATATTGTGACTTAAGGTGGTCTAACAACCCACAACCATGCGTTAAACCAAACTGTGGTGCTCCACCCTCATTGAGTGGGGTCTTTCACTGGACCAAAAGAAGGGACAATTGGCTCTAGGGGGCAATTAGATCTACTGGGGCTTTGGG
Proteins encoded in this region:
- the vax2 gene encoding ventral anterior homeobox 2, with product MFDQATSMGDAVAEERSLLTGSNLLCRDRDRDRDRARAREPKCRAEPGSGSPRQNTADTPATSASTPTSSSEEGQEKLLGVDPEYCRRILVRDAKGTIREIVLPRGLDLDRPKRTRTSFTAEQLYRLELEFQRCQYVVGRERTELARQLNLSETQVKVWFQNRRTKQKKDQSKDTEKRSSSTSESLATCNILRLLEQGRLLSVPAPPNPLLAPHKGNGSLLGSSTSGSISSSSSSSRSSSTIISGSHTSTGASFGLSLPSLGTPPSPRLAAPPLCFSLPMLGGTHELATGYGCGSSAFEPYTRLERKDDELGGKKTIT